GGACCACCTACGCCGGGGACGTGGGGCTCGGGCTCGCGCGCCTCGTCGGGCGGTCGTCGTTCGGGGTCGACGTCGTGTACGAGCCGATGACGAGCGCGACGTGGGCGACGGCGGCGCACGACACGACGGGCGGCGCCGGACGGCCGATCGTGCGGACCGGCGAGCGGACCGTCGACAACCGGTTCCGCTTCGGCAACACGCACCTGCGGCTCGGCGTGGGACGCGCCGCGGCGCCGCGCGACAGCGGCTCGTCGTTCGGCTACGAGCTCGGGCTCGGCCTGTACGCCATCGACTACGTGCTGCGGCAGACCGACCACGTGCGCGGCACGTTCCGCCGGCAGCACGAGCAGTGGGTCGAGTGGACGCCGACGTTCGCGCTCCAGTGGCGTCGCCGCGAGTTCGACCTGCGCTACTCGTTCCGCGTCACCTGTCAGGGAGCGGGGGACTGCCTGCCGCTGCCGCAGGGCGACGACGTCACCGTCGCCGCGCCGAGCACCGGCGGCGTCATCGTCGCGCCGAGCGCCCCGCTGCGGTTCGATGGCGGGCGCGCGTCGGTGCACCAGTTCGCGATCGTGGTCCCGATCCGTTAGGCGGCGCCGTTAGGCGGCGCCGTTAGGCGGCGTGGGAGACGGCCCGCCGGTCAGTCGCGCCGGCGGGTCGCCACGAGCCCGAGGCCGAGCGCCGCGCTCGCGAGCAGCGCCAGCGGTACGGGCTCCGGCGTGACGACGGCGAGGGCGTTCGTGCCCATGCGCACGTTGTCGAGATCCACGTGGCCGCCCGACGACTTCCAGTCGGCGTCGACGTGGATGAACGCGAGGTGCGACAGCACCTGCATGAACAGCGCGTGCGACACCGGCGCGCCCGCGCTGCCGTCGAACCGCGCCATCTCCCAGCCGTCCTCGGAGAGCGGGACGACGTACGTGTCCCACCACGTCTCCGGCGCGTCGAAGCGGTACTGCAGGCGCGTCGTGCCGTCGGAGATGAGGAGCGTGGGGTGGAGCACGTCGTTCGCGTCGGACACGCGCAGGTCGAGCGACAGGCTGCCGCCGTAGTAGCTCGACTTGTCGCCGAGGTACTCCTCCGGCGCCCAGTACGCGTTCCAGCCGTATGCGTCGGACGTCTGCACGAACCCGTCCGAGAGGAACGTCGCGGCGCGGTTGCCGCCGCCCGTCCCGTACAGCTCACCGATGCGCCACCCGTCGCTGCCGTTGTTGAACGAGCTCGACTGCGCCGAAGCGACGCTCGTCAGGAGACTGCCGAGGACTGCGACCGCCAAGGTTCGCTTCTGCATCGAGCCTCCACCGCGCGGAGGGGTGTGAAGGAACGGCCGGTGCCACGTCGGGCCTGCAAGGTAGCGCGGCCGAGTACGTCGCACGAAAACGTTTCGCGACCGCGGCGTGACTCGTGTCACACGCGCGCACCCGCGTACGCACGAACGCAGGCGCCGACGAGCCGGGCCGTGGCTTCAGAGCGCGAGGCCGAGCTGTCCCTCGTCCGGCTCCGTCGTCGGCGCGAGCTCGTCCGTCTGCGGATGATCGGCGAGGTGCTCGGCGTCGATGCCTAACGATCGCAGGTGCTCGGCGAACTTGTGCAAGCCGTGCACCGTGTAGACCTTCCGCGCCCCGCTCTCCGTCGCCGTCCGTACCAGCTCGTCGAAGTCCGCGTGATCGGAGAGCGGCAGCACGAGGTCGAGGTCCTTGTAGATGTTCCACGCCCCCGGATGCAGCGCCCATCCGGTGAGCAGGCACGTGCGCTTCGCCGGGAGCTTCTGCACCATCGGCGCCTTGCGCGTGTTCGGCGTCGTCAGCAGCACGCGGCGCGCGTTAGGCACCTGGAGCTCGGCGCGTCGATAGCGCGACCACGAGCCCGGGCCCGGGAACGGGTGGCCGAGCGCGACGTGCAGGTCGCACAGGTTCGCGATCGCGCCGTGCACGGCGACGTCGTAGCCCGCGCGCACGAGGTGCCACAGCGCCTCCTGTCCCTTGCCCAACGCGTACGCGAGCACCACCGGCACCGCCCCCTCCGCGAACGCCGCGTCGACGAACGCGTACAGCCGCGCGATCAGCTCCTCGTCGGGCGGGAACCGGTAGCGTGGCTCGCCGAACGTGCACTCCATCACCAGCTCGTCGACGCGCGGGATCTCGGCCGGCGGCGAGAACGGGTTCGCGCGGAGCTTGAAGTCCCCCGTGTACGCCGCGCGGCCCTCCGCCGACTCGCTCACGATCATCGCGCTGCCGAGCGCGTGCCCCGCCGGCGTCAGCGTCACCCGCGCCTCGCCGATGCCTAACGACTCGCCGTACGGGAGCCGCACCGCCTCGCGCGCCCCGCGCCGCGCCTCGTGCAGCGCCGCCGTCTCCGGCGTGCACAGGATGCGCTCGGCCGCGGTGCAGTGATCGCTGTGCGCGTGCGACACGAATAC
This DNA window, taken from Gemmatirosa kalamazoonensis, encodes the following:
- a CDS encoding laminin B domain-containing protein, producing MQKRTLAVAVLGSLLTSVASAQSSSFNNGSDGWRIGELYGTGGGNRAATFLSDGFVQTSDAYGWNAYWAPEEYLGDKSSYYGGSLSLDLRVSDANDVLHPTLLISDGTTRLQYRFDAPETWWDTYVVPLSEDGWEMARFDGSAGAPVSHALFMQVLSHLAFIHVDADWKSSGGHVDLDNVRMGTNALAVVTPEPVPLALLASAALGLGLVATRRRD
- a CDS encoding MBL fold metallo-hydrolase is translated as MLVTRTPHGLYLPAAGLHLDARTAPGTVFVSHAHSDHCTAAERILCTPETAALHEARRGAREAVRLPYGESLGIGEARVTLTPAGHALGSAMIVSESAEGRAAYTGDFKLRANPFSPPAEIPRVDELVMECTFGEPRYRFPPDEELIARLYAFVDAAFAEGAVPVVLAYALGKGQEALWHLVRAGYDVAVHGAIANLCDLHVALGHPFPGPGSWSRYRRAELQVPNARRVLLTTPNTRKAPMVQKLPAKRTCLLTGWALHPGAWNIYKDLDLVLPLSDHADFDELVRTATESGARKVYTVHGLHKFAEHLRSLGIDAEHLADHPQTDELAPTTEPDEGQLGLAL